The following are from one region of the Candidatus Aminicenantes bacterium genome:
- a CDS encoding sigma-70 family RNA polymerase sigma factor encodes MKSEVDPKALAEWAAAYHARLLASALALCGDRVEAEELVQETLAEAVGSLARFEGRSAPYTWLYGILRRRFLLHCRRRRRFLRWASTAVRYSSECAAAPMVESGGDPRLASLRVALGGIPVKHREVLHLRYVEGRKIAEIAALISASEGTVKSRLHHALRRVKSAIVREADVPLVPDGEKTHEL; translated from the coding sequence GGCCGAATGGGCCGCGGCTTATCACGCGCGCCTTCTGGCTTCGGCCCTGGCGCTCTGCGGCGATCGGGTCGAGGCGGAGGAACTGGTCCAGGAGACACTGGCGGAGGCGGTGGGATCGCTGGCCCGGTTCGAGGGGCGGTCCGCCCCCTATACCTGGCTCTACGGCATTCTGCGCCGCCGTTTTCTGCTCCATTGTCGCCGGCGCCGCCGCTTTCTTCGTTGGGCATCGACGGCGGTTCGCTATTCTTCCGAATGCGCCGCGGCGCCGATGGTGGAATCCGGCGGAGACCCCCGCCTTGCGAGCCTTCGCGTCGCTCTCGGAGGGATTCCCGTCAAGCATCGCGAAGTCCTGCATCTGCGCTATGTCGAAGGCCGGAAGATCGCTGAAATCGCCGCCCTGATCTCGGCCTCCGAGGGAACCGTCAAATCCCGGCTCCATCACGCTTTGCGCCGGGTCAAGTCCGCGATCGTCCGGGAGGCGGATGTTCCGCTCGTCCCGGATGGGGAGAAAACCCATGAATTGTAA